One Solibacillus sp. R5-41 DNA segment encodes these proteins:
- the icmF gene encoding fused isobutyryl-CoA mutase/GTPase IcmF, whose product MTKAVVYRPKNHVRFVTASSLFDGHDASINIMRRILQSSGAEVIHLGHNRSVEEVVNAAIHEDAQGIAISSYQGGHMEYFKYMYDLLREKGAPHIKIFGGGGGVILPREIKELHEYGIAGIFSPEDGRQLGLQGMINKKLEGSDFSTLHGNYKEQLEQVSTERPEVLANLITAAENGGSSDVEAMLELARNKSCNTPIIGITGTGGAGKSSLTDELIRRFLQEFPDKKLAILSVDPTKQKTGGALLGDRIRMNAIFNKRVYMRSLATRGSRTELSASIGDVLDVVKTAGFDLILVETSGIGQGDAEITNYTDLSMYVMTSEFGAPTQLEKIDMIDYADLIAINKFERKGSEDAMRQVQKQFQRSHELWDAPLDEMPVYGTIASQFNDKGTNSLFAALIQKINEKFGSNWETSYEQFIKTQKQNVIIPNDRRHYLREITETIRTYHKTSEQQTAFATKLYQLEGARNQLPESETALIASLQTLIETVNNELSAESKRILNNWAKLNADYAGDELVTKIRDKEIRTILKTQSLSGLKIPRVALPKFKDYGEILRWVYAENVPGEFPYTAGVFPFKREGEDPKRQFAGEGTPERTNKRFHYLSKDDDAKRLSTAFDSVTLYGEDPHVRPDIYGKVGESGVSICTLEDMKKLYAGFDLCAPSTSVSMTINGPAPIILAMFMNTAIDQQVKLLEQELGRTLTIEEFTATREKTLQVVRGTVQADILKEDQGQNTCIFSTEFALRMMGDIQQYFIDQKVRNYYSVSISGYHIAEAGANPISQLAFTLANGFTYVEYYLSRGMHIDDFAPNLSFFFSNGLDPEYTVIGRVARRIWAVVMREKYAANERSQKLKYHIQTSGRSLHAQEIDFNDIRTTLQALMALQDNCNSLHTNAYDEAITTPTEESVRRAMAIQMIITKEHGLSKNENPLQGAFIIEELTELVERAVLEEFDRMNDRGGVLGAMETQYQRGKIQEESMHYEHLKHSGELPIIGVNTYLNPNPPSDDEINNMEIARASKEEKELQIANLESFKQTHAGESKAAIEQLKEVAKAGGNIFEQLMETVKVASLGQITNALYEVGGQYRRNM is encoded by the coding sequence TTATGCGACGAATTTTACAATCGAGCGGAGCAGAGGTTATTCATTTAGGACATAACCGTTCTGTTGAAGAAGTGGTCAATGCCGCGATTCATGAAGATGCGCAAGGAATCGCCATTTCTTCTTATCAAGGCGGTCATATGGAATATTTTAAATATATGTATGATTTATTACGTGAAAAAGGTGCGCCCCATATTAAAATTTTCGGTGGTGGTGGCGGTGTTATTTTACCTAGAGAAATTAAAGAACTGCATGAATATGGAATAGCTGGTATCTTCTCGCCAGAGGATGGGCGGCAGTTAGGGCTCCAAGGTATGATTAATAAAAAGTTAGAGGGGTCTGATTTTTCGACGTTGCACGGAAATTATAAGGAGCAGCTTGAACAAGTATCGACGGAGCGTCCAGAAGTGTTAGCCAATTTAATAACGGCTGCTGAAAACGGGGGCAGTTCAGATGTTGAGGCTATGCTTGAGCTTGCCCGAAATAAAAGCTGTAACACACCGATTATTGGGATTACAGGAACAGGTGGCGCGGGGAAATCATCATTAACGGATGAATTAATTCGACGTTTTTTACAAGAGTTTCCGGACAAAAAGTTAGCCATTTTATCTGTTGACCCGACAAAGCAAAAAACGGGTGGGGCACTGCTTGGAGACCGTATCCGCATGAATGCGATATTTAATAAGCGTGTCTATATGCGCAGTTTGGCAACACGTGGCTCTCGCACGGAATTGTCGGCATCTATTGGTGATGTACTGGATGTTGTGAAAACAGCAGGCTTTGATTTAATTCTTGTTGAAACGAGTGGTATTGGGCAAGGGGATGCCGAAATTACAAATTATACCGACCTTTCAATGTATGTTATGACGAGTGAATTCGGTGCGCCAACACAGCTTGAGAAAATTGATATGATTGACTATGCAGACCTCATTGCCATTAATAAATTCGAACGAAAAGGTTCAGAGGATGCAATGCGCCAAGTACAAAAGCAGTTCCAGCGCTCGCATGAATTATGGGATGCACCTTTAGATGAAATGCCGGTATATGGCACAATTGCTTCACAGTTTAATGATAAAGGGACGAATTCTTTATTTGCCGCACTGATCCAAAAAATAAACGAGAAGTTTGGATCAAATTGGGAAACTTCGTATGAACAATTTATTAAAACGCAAAAGCAAAATGTCATTATTCCGAATGATCGCCGTCATTATTTACGTGAAATTACAGAAACAATTCGAACATATCATAAAACGTCTGAACAGCAGACGGCATTCGCGACGAAACTGTATCAGCTAGAAGGGGCGAGAAATCAGCTACCAGAAAGTGAAACGGCATTAATTGCTTCCCTTCAAACGTTAATTGAAACGGTAAATAATGAATTGTCGGCAGAATCAAAGCGCATTTTAAACAATTGGGCAAAGCTAAACGCAGATTATGCAGGTGATGAGCTTGTCACAAAAATACGAGATAAAGAAATCCGAACAATTTTAAAAACGCAATCGTTATCAGGTTTAAAAATCCCTAGAGTGGCCTTACCGAAATTTAAAGATTATGGTGAAATATTACGTTGGGTGTATGCAGAAAATGTGCCAGGTGAATTCCCTTACACAGCAGGCGTATTCCCGTTCAAACGTGAAGGTGAGGATCCGAAGCGTCAGTTTGCTGGAGAGGGCACACCTGAGCGAACGAATAAACGTTTCCATTATTTATCGAAGGATGATGATGCAAAGCGTCTTTCAACAGCTTTTGACTCTGTAACTTTGTACGGAGAGGACCCACACGTACGCCCAGATATTTATGGGAAAGTAGGGGAATCGGGTGTAAGTATTTGTACATTAGAGGACATGAAAAAACTGTATGCAGGCTTTGATTTATGTGCTCCGTCTACTTCCGTTTCGATGACAATTAATGGCCCTGCACCGATTATTTTAGCGATGTTTATGAACACGGCAATCGACCAACAAGTGAAACTACTCGAACAAGAGCTTGGACGTACATTGACTATCGAGGAATTTACAGCTACGCGAGAAAAAACATTGCAAGTCGTTCGTGGGACGGTTCAGGCCGATATTTTAAAAGAAGATCAAGGTCAAAATACATGTATATTTAGTACGGAATTCGCTCTTCGCATGATGGGGGATATCCAGCAATATTTCATTGACCAAAAAGTGCGTAATTATTATTCGGTATCCATTTCGGGTTATCATATTGCAGAAGCCGGTGCCAATCCGATTTCACAACTTGCCTTTACACTTGCAAACGGCTTCACCTATGTGGAGTACTATTTAAGTCGCGGCATGCATATTGATGATTTTGCGCCAAACTTAAGCTTCTTCTTCTCAAATGGTCTGGATCCAGAGTATACGGTAATTGGTCGTGTAGCGCGTCGTATTTGGGCAGTTGTTATGCGTGAAAAGTATGCGGCAAATGAGCGTTCACAAAAGCTGAAGTATCATATTCAAACATCTGGTCGTAGCTTGCATGCGCAGGAAATCGATTTCAATGATATTCGCACGACTCTTCAAGCTTTAATGGCATTGCAAGATAATTGTAACTCTCTTCATACAAATGCTTATGATGAAGCAATTACTACACCAACAGAGGAATCGGTTCGCCGTGCGATGGCGATTCAAATGATTATTACGAAAGAGCATGGCTTATCGAAAAATGAAAATCCATTACAAGGTGCATTCATTATTGAAGAACTAACAGAGCTTGTAGAACGCGCGGTGCTAGAGGAATTTGACCGCATGAATGATCGTGGGGGTGTACTCGGTGCGATGGAGACACAATATCAGCGTGGAAAAATCCAAGAAGAATCGATGCACTATGAACATTTAAAACATTCAGGTGAATTGCCGATTATTGGGGTCAACACTTACTTGAATCCAAATCCACCATCAGATGATGAAATCAACAATATGGAAATTGCACGTGCTTCTAAAGAAGAGAAAGAGCTGCAAATCGCCAATTTAGAAAGTTTTAAACAAACGCATGCAGGTGAAAGTAAAGCAGCAATTGAGCAATTAAAAGAAGTAGCCAAAGCAGGTGGCAATATTTTTGAACAACTAATGGAAACCGTAAAAGTAGCAAGCCTCGGCCAAATTACAAACGCCCTTTATGAAGTAGGCGGCCAATACCGTAGAAACATGTAA
- the rpoE gene encoding DNA-directed RNA polymerase subunit delta translates to MHDLNFRDMTKEQIAEESLIDLAYAILEDKKQAMPLNDLLKEIQALNGISNGDLKARLVQFYTDLNVEGRFLLNNENGWGLREWYKVETIEEETAPTIKARKKKSKATDDEDEDLVDLDEEDVVFDEDFDEFIEEEEEDIEFVEEEIEDIDTDLDEELIDEEESFIIEGEDDDEDEEDEEEEDEEDLK, encoded by the coding sequence GTGCACGATTTGAACTTTCGTGATATGACAAAAGAACAAATAGCAGAAGAGTCGTTAATCGACTTAGCATACGCAATTTTAGAAGATAAAAAACAGGCGATGCCATTAAATGATTTATTAAAAGAAATCCAAGCTTTAAATGGTATTTCTAATGGAGATTTAAAAGCGCGCTTAGTACAATTTTATACAGACCTAAACGTAGAAGGTCGCTTCCTTTTGAACAATGAAAATGGTTGGGGATTACGTGAATGGTATAAAGTTGAAACAATTGAAGAAGAAACAGCTCCTACAATTAAAGCACGCAAGAAAAAATCAAAAGCTACAGACGACGAAGATGAAGATTTAGTTGACCTTGACGAAGAAGATGTAGTATTCGATGAAGATTTCGATGAGTTCATTGAAGAAGAGGAAGAAGACATTGAGTTCGTGGAAGAAGAGATTGAAGATATCGACACGGATCTTGATGAAGAATTAATCGATGAAGAAGAAAGCTTCATTATCGAAGGCGAAGATGACGACGAAGATGAAGAGGACGAAGAAGAGGAAGACGAAGAGGATTTAAAATAA
- a CDS encoding CTP synthase, with protein sequence MTKYIFVTGGVVSSLGKGIVAASLGRLLKNRGLEVTIQKFDPYLNIDPGTMSPYQHGEVFVTDDGAEADLDLGHYERFIDINLGKHSTVTSGKVYQSVLNKERRGDYNGGTVQVIPHVTNEIKDRVQRAGRETSADVVITEIGGTVGDFESLSFLEAIRQMRRDLGHENVMYIHCTLMPYIKAAGEMKTKPTQHSVKELRSLGIQPNIIVLRTEQPVPQDMKDKIALFCDVRSSDIIESRDAEHLYEVPLNLHAQGFDQIVLDHFGINAPKADMEDWKELVHLVKNLENKTRIALVGKYVELQDAYISVVEALKHAGYLYNSDIEIDWVNAEQINPENAAELLGQADGILVPGGFGDRGVEGKVEAIRYARENDVPFFGICLGMQLATVEFARNVMNLEGAHSTELDKDTKYPIIDFLPDQSEDTDLGGTLRLGLYPCKLKEGSVARNAYNGEELVYERHRHRYEFNNEFREAMEAAGMVFSGVSPDNKLVEIIELPEKKFFVAGQFHPELISRPQRPQPLFREFVGAAFNNRK encoded by the coding sequence ATGACAAAATATATTTTCGTAACAGGTGGGGTAGTTTCTTCGCTAGGAAAAGGGATTGTAGCTGCTTCATTAGGTCGATTATTAAAAAATCGCGGGTTAGAAGTAACAATTCAAAAATTTGATCCGTATTTAAATATTGATCCAGGTACAATGAGCCCATACCAACACGGTGAAGTTTTCGTAACAGATGACGGCGCAGAGGCAGACTTAGATTTAGGTCACTATGAGCGTTTCATCGACATCAACTTAGGTAAACACTCAACAGTAACTTCAGGTAAAGTGTATCAATCTGTATTAAATAAAGAGCGTCGTGGTGACTATAACGGAGGCACTGTTCAAGTAATTCCTCATGTAACAAATGAAATTAAAGACCGTGTACAACGTGCAGGTCGTGAAACTTCAGCTGATGTAGTCATTACAGAAATTGGCGGTACAGTTGGTGACTTCGAATCACTTTCATTTTTAGAAGCAATACGTCAAATGCGTCGTGATTTAGGACATGAGAACGTAATGTATATTCACTGTACGTTAATGCCTTATATTAAAGCTGCTGGTGAAATGAAAACAAAACCAACACAGCACTCAGTTAAAGAATTACGTTCATTAGGAATTCAACCAAATATTATCGTGTTACGTACAGAACAACCTGTACCACAAGATATGAAGGATAAAATCGCTTTATTCTGTGACGTTCGCTCATCAGATATTATCGAATCTCGTGATGCGGAGCACCTATATGAAGTACCACTAAACCTACATGCACAAGGCTTCGACCAAATCGTTCTTGATCACTTTGGTATTAATGCTCCAAAAGCAGATATGGAAGATTGGAAAGAATTAGTACACTTAGTGAAAAACTTAGAAAACAAAACACGTATTGCATTAGTAGGGAAATACGTAGAATTACAAGATGCATACATTTCTGTAGTAGAGGCGTTAAAACACGCAGGCTATTTATACAATTCAGATATCGAAATTGATTGGGTAAATGCTGAGCAAATCAATCCAGAAAATGCTGCTGAATTACTTGGCCAAGCAGACGGGATATTAGTACCTGGTGGCTTCGGTGACCGCGGAGTAGAAGGGAAAGTCGAAGCAATCCGTTATGCACGTGAAAATGATGTGCCATTCTTTGGGATTTGCCTAGGTATGCAGCTAGCGACAGTTGAATTTGCCCGCAATGTTATGAACTTAGAAGGTGCACACTCAACTGAATTAGATAAAGATACAAAATATCCAATTATCGACTTCTTACCAGATCAATCTGAAGACACGGATTTAGGTGGTACATTACGTTTAGGCTTATATCCTTGTAAATTAAAAGAAGGTTCAGTAGCACGCAATGCTTACAATGGTGAAGAGTTAGTATACGAGCGTCACCGCCACCGTTACGAGTTCAACAATGAGTTCCGTGAAGCAATGGAAGCGGCAGGTATGGTATTCTCAGGTGTATCTCCTGACAATAAATTAGTGGAAATTATCGAATTACCAGAGAAGAAATTCTTCGTAGCAGGGCAATTCCACCCTGAGCTAATTTCACGTCCACAACGTCCACAGCCGTTATTCCGTGAATTTGTTGGTGCAGCATTTAATAACCGTAAATAA
- a CDS encoding DUF2529 family protein yields the protein MSKILTTQLSGLLQRIQQSEEDMIEETARLLAQAAIGQGTVYFACFGEMEGVALNALHGADPFAHFAPYSKDVKLLSADRVIIFTRSGNDADAVLLAQQLNEAFIPFAAVASEVASESNELSELAYTYICLKLRGGILPHPTNLGERIVMPHLIAALFVYEAIKMEFDEMISDDDDFDE from the coding sequence ATGTCGAAAATTTTAACAACACAACTTTCGGGACTTCTTCAGCGCATTCAGCAATCTGAAGAGGACATGATTGAAGAAACTGCTAGGCTGCTTGCACAGGCTGCGATTGGACAAGGTACGGTATATTTTGCATGCTTTGGCGAAATGGAAGGCGTTGCACTGAATGCACTTCATGGTGCTGATCCATTTGCCCATTTTGCACCGTATTCAAAGGATGTGAAGCTTTTATCTGCTGATCGTGTCATCATTTTTACGCGTAGTGGCAACGATGCCGATGCGGTTTTACTTGCACAACAATTAAACGAAGCTTTCATTCCTTTTGCAGCTGTTGCGAGTGAGGTAGCTAGCGAAAGTAATGAACTAAGCGAGTTAGCCTACACATATATTTGCTTAAAATTGCGCGGTGGAATTTTGCCACATCCGACAAATCTCGGTGAGCGTATTGTAATGCCCCATTTAATCGCTGCACTTTTCGTTTATGAAGCAATTAAAATGGAATTTGATGAAATGATTTCAGATGACGATGATTTCGATGAATAA
- a CDS encoding response regulator, with translation MKLKLKEILIVDDQQGIRLLLNEVFKKEGFITHLAANGIDALNIVQTKGIDCVLLDMKIPGMDGLEILTRLKLQKINLPVIMMTAYGEQDIIDKAMELGAIRYFTKPFNIFEVRDEVKKILANYEEKYS, from the coding sequence ATGAAATTGAAACTAAAAGAAATTTTAATTGTTGATGATCAGCAAGGAATCCGACTATTGTTAAATGAAGTATTTAAAAAAGAAGGGTTTATCACACATCTTGCAGCCAATGGAATCGATGCATTAAATATTGTTCAAACGAAAGGAATTGATTGTGTCCTTTTAGATATGAAAATCCCGGGCATGGATGGTTTAGAAATTTTAACACGATTAAAATTACAAAAAATAAATTTGCCTGTAATCATGATGACCGCTTATGGGGAACAGGATATTATTGATAAGGCGATGGAACTAGGCGCAATCCGATATTTCACAAAACCATTCAATATATTTGAAGTTCGTGATGAAGTGAAAAAAATTTTAGCAAATTATGAAGAAAAATATAGTTGA
- a CDS encoding class II fructose-bisphosphate aldolase, with translation MALVSMKEMLAKAKAEGYAVGQFNINNLEWTQAILQAAEEEKSPVILGVSEGAGKYMGSFVTVVKMVEGLMESYKISVPVAIHLDHGSSFDKCKEAIDAGFTSVMIDASHHSFDENVAITKEVVAYAHAKDVSVEAELGTVGGEEDGVIGGIIYANPQECKNLVEATGIDCLAPALGSVHGPYKGEPNLGFTEMEEISKLTDLPLVLHGGTGIPTKDIQRSISLGTAKINVNTENQIAASKVIREFLDNDKTTYDPRKFLGPAREAIKQTVIGKMREFGSSQKA, from the coding sequence ATGGCATTAGTATCAATGAAAGAAATGTTAGCAAAAGCAAAAGCAGAAGGTTATGCAGTTGGTCAATTCAACATTAATAACTTGGAGTGGACACAAGCAATTTTACAAGCAGCAGAAGAAGAAAAATCACCTGTTATTTTAGGTGTTTCTGAAGGTGCCGGCAAATATATGGGTAGCTTTGTGACAGTTGTGAAAATGGTTGAAGGCTTAATGGAAAGCTATAAAATTTCAGTTCCAGTTGCGATTCATTTAGATCACGGCTCTAGCTTTGATAAATGTAAGGAAGCAATTGATGCTGGCTTTACATCAGTAATGATTGATGCATCTCACCATTCATTCGATGAAAACGTAGCAATTACAAAAGAAGTAGTAGCTTACGCACATGCAAAAGATGTTTCAGTAGAGGCAGAACTTGGTACAGTTGGTGGCGAGGAAGATGGCGTTATCGGCGGTATCATCTATGCAAACCCACAAGAATGTAAAAACCTTGTAGAAGCAACGGGTATTGATTGTCTTGCACCAGCATTAGGCTCAGTTCACGGACCATATAAAGGTGAGCCAAACTTAGGCTTTACTGAAATGGAAGAAATCTCAAAGTTAACTGATTTACCATTAGTATTACACGGTGGTACAGGTATCCCAACAAAAGATATTCAACGTTCAATTTCTTTAGGAACAGCAAAAATAAACGTTAACACTGAAAATCAAATTGCGGCTTCAAAAGTAATCCGTGAGTTTTTAGATAATGACAAAACAACTTACGACCCACGTAAATTCTTAGGCCCAGCTCGTGAAGCGATTAAACAAACAGTAATTGGTAAAATGCGCGAGTTTGGCAGTTCACAAAAAGCATAA
- the fsa gene encoding fructose-6-phosphate aldolase, whose protein sequence is MKFFIDTANFEDIKEAYSWGILSGVTTNPSLVAKESGVNFHDRLREIAELVNGSVSGEVISLDAEGMIREGEELAAIHSNITVKLPMTPEGLKACKHFSDKGIKTNVTLIFSTNQALLAARAGATYVSPFLGRLDDIGQDGVELIREIAEMFAIHEISTEIIAASIRHPQHITQAALAGAHIATTPFKVLQQLFNHPLTDKGIEGFLADWAAREGK, encoded by the coding sequence ATGAAATTTTTTATAGATACAGCGAATTTTGAGGACATTAAAGAAGCATACTCTTGGGGCATTCTTTCAGGTGTCACAACAAATCCATCATTAGTAGCGAAAGAATCAGGTGTTAATTTTCACGATCGTTTACGTGAAATCGCAGAATTAGTAAATGGCTCTGTTTCAGGTGAAGTTATTTCGTTAGATGCAGAAGGAATGATTCGTGAGGGTGAAGAATTAGCTGCAATCCACTCAAATATTACAGTAAAACTTCCAATGACTCCTGAAGGCTTAAAGGCTTGTAAACACTTCTCGGATAAAGGCATTAAAACAAATGTCACATTAATTTTCTCTACAAATCAAGCATTATTAGCAGCCCGTGCAGGTGCAACTTATGTATCGCCGTTTTTAGGTCGTTTAGATGACATCGGTCAAGATGGTGTTGAATTAATTCGTGAAATTGCTGAAATGTTTGCCATTCATGAAATCTCAACAGAAATTATTGCAGCATCTATTCGCCATCCACAACATATTACGCAAGCTGCATTAGCAGGAGCACATATTGCAACAACGCCATTTAAAGTTTTACAACAACTGTTTAACCATCCATTAACAGACAAAGGAATTGAGGGATTTTTAGCGGATTGGGCGGCACGTGAAGGGAAATAA
- a CDS encoding UDP-N-acetylglucosamine 1-carboxyvinyltransferase: protein MDVYKIRGERRLKGKVTINGAKNSAVALIPASILAGSSVTIGGIPEISDAWALKALLEEIGGEVTFENGQMIIDPTKMVAMPLPNGNVKKMRASYYLMGAMLGRFKQAVVGLPGGCFLGPRPIDQHIKGFEALGAKVTNEHGAIYLRADELIGAKIYLDVASVGATINIMLAAVRAKGRTVIENAAKEPEIIDVATLLTNMGAKIKGAGTSVIRIDGVDELSGTNHTIIPDRIEASTFMIMAAAVGDGVLIDNVIPLHLEAVTAKLREMGVVIEIDEESIYIPKQGQLRAVDVKTLVYPGIPTDVQQPLSVLMTQAEGTSIVTDTIYSARFKHIDELRRMNAKARVEGNTAIIQGPSVLQSSAVTATDLRAGAALVLAGLLAKGETEIHDIYHIERGYGGLIDKLCMLGADIRKESIVIKTNKKA, encoded by the coding sequence ATGGATGTGTATAAAATTAGAGGCGAACGCCGTCTTAAAGGAAAAGTAACAATTAATGGTGCAAAGAATAGCGCAGTCGCCCTAATTCCAGCATCAATTTTAGCGGGTTCTTCCGTAACGATTGGAGGAATTCCTGAAATTTCAGATGCATGGGCATTAAAGGCATTGCTTGAGGAAATCGGTGGAGAGGTGACATTTGAAAACGGTCAAATGATAATCGATCCAACTAAGATGGTCGCAATGCCATTACCGAATGGCAACGTAAAAAAAATGAGAGCTTCCTATTACTTAATGGGTGCGATGCTTGGTCGCTTTAAGCAAGCAGTAGTGGGACTACCAGGAGGCTGCTTTTTAGGACCTCGTCCAATTGATCAGCATATTAAAGGTTTTGAGGCACTAGGTGCAAAGGTAACGAATGAGCACGGTGCGATTTATTTACGTGCTGACGAACTAATTGGGGCTAAAATTTATTTAGACGTGGCGAGTGTTGGGGCAACGATCAATATTATGTTAGCAGCTGTTCGAGCAAAAGGAAGAACGGTTATTGAAAATGCTGCAAAAGAGCCTGAAATTATTGATGTTGCAACGCTCTTAACGAATATGGGCGCTAAAATCAAAGGAGCCGGCACAAGTGTTATTCGTATTGACGGCGTTGATGAATTAAGTGGCACGAACCATACTATTATTCCAGATCGTATTGAGGCATCAACATTTATGATTATGGCGGCAGCAGTTGGCGATGGAGTGTTAATTGACAATGTCATCCCACTTCATTTAGAGGCTGTAACTGCTAAATTACGTGAAATGGGTGTCGTAATAGAAATAGATGAAGAAAGTATTTATATTCCAAAACAAGGTCAATTGCGAGCAGTCGATGTAAAGACGCTCGTTTATCCTGGGATCCCGACAGATGTACAGCAGCCTTTATCTGTTCTAATGACACAAGCAGAAGGTACATCTATCGTGACGGATACAATTTATTCTGCTCGCTTTAAGCATATCGACGAGCTTCGAAGAATGAATGCGAAGGCACGCGTAGAGGGGAATACAGCGATTATTCAAGGCCCATCTGTTTTACAAAGTTCAGCGGTAACAGCAACCGACTTACGAGCAGGTGCTGCACTAGTATTAGCGGGTTTACTCGCTAAAGGTGAGACAGAAATTCATGATATCTATCATATTGAGCGCGGTTACGGTGGTTTAATCGACAAGCTGTGCATGCTAGGAGCAGATATTCGTAAAGAATCAATTGTCATTAAGACAAATAAAAAAGCATAA
- the glpX gene encoding class II fructose-bisphosphatase gives MERSLSMEVVRVTEAAAIASAKWMGRGLKNEADDAATTAMRVMFDTIPMHATVVIGEGEMDEAPMLYIGEELGLRNGGPEVDIAVDPLEGTNIVAKGTNGAMTVLAIADRGNLLNAPDMYMDKIAVGPEAAGKVDINASVTYNLLQVAKAKNKDISDVVATLLDRPRHQHIVDEIREAGARIKFIQDGDVGAAINTAFDETGIDIMFGMGGAPEGVISAVALKCLGGDFQAKLVPEDEEQLARCKKMGIDVDKVLMMNDLVKGDDAIFAATAVTDSELLRGVQYKGSYALTHSVVMRAKTGTVRFIEGRHSIDKKPNYDFK, from the coding sequence ATGGAACGTAGTTTATCAATGGAAGTAGTACGTGTAACGGAAGCAGCAGCTATCGCATCAGCAAAATGGATGGGTCGCGGACTTAAAAATGAGGCAGATGATGCAGCAACAACAGCAATGCGCGTTATGTTCGACACTATTCCAATGCATGCAACAGTTGTAATTGGTGAAGGAGAAATGGATGAAGCACCAATGCTTTATATTGGTGAAGAACTAGGACTTCGTAACGGCGGACCAGAAGTTGATATCGCAGTTGATCCATTAGAAGGGACAAACATTGTAGCTAAAGGTACAAATGGCGCAATGACTGTACTTGCAATTGCAGATCGAGGTAACTTATTAAATGCACCAGACATGTATATGGATAAAATCGCTGTAGGTCCAGAAGCAGCGGGCAAAGTAGATATTAATGCTTCCGTGACATATAACTTATTACAAGTAGCAAAAGCAAAAAACAAAGATATTTCCGACGTAGTCGCGACTTTATTAGACCGTCCACGTCATCAGCATATTGTTGATGAAATTCGTGAAGCAGGTGCACGTATTAAATTCATCCAAGATGGCGACGTTGGTGCAGCAATCAATACAGCATTCGATGAAACAGGTATTGATATTATGTTCGGTATGGGTGGCGCTCCAGAAGGCGTAATCTCAGCCGTGGCATTAAAATGCTTAGGTGGAGATTTCCAAGCGAAATTAGTACCAGAAGACGAAGAACAATTAGCGCGATGCAAAAAAATGGGTATCGACGTGGATAAAGTGTTAATGATGAACGATTTAGTAAAAGGTGATGATGCAATCTTCGCAGCAACAGCAGTTACAGATTCAGAGTTATTACGCGGCGTTCAATATAAAGGCTCTTATGCATTAACACATTCGGTAGTTATGCGTGCAAAAACAGGTACAGTTCGTTTTATCGAAGGTCGTCACAGCATCGATAAAAAACCAAATTATGACTTTAAATAA